A segment of the Xenorhabdus bovienii SS-2004 genome:
CTGGCGATAGCCCGTATTGCAGGGGAAACCGCGCCTTTGCTGTTTACCTCGCTTTCCAATCAGTTTTGGAGCACCGATCTCAGTCAGCCGATTGCGAACCTGCCCGTTACCATCTTCAAGTTTGCCATGAGTCCTTTCTCTGACTGGCAGCAACTGGCGTGGGCAGGAGTCTTGCTGATTACCTTGTGTGTACTGCTGATCAACATTGTGGCGCGTGTGCTGTTTAAGAATAAAAAGCACTGATATTTTCAATATGCAATGAAAAGGCATTTAAGAGAGAAGCAACTGATGAATAAGGCTAACGACATTGCAGGAAGCAAAATTCAGGTACGTGATCTGAACTTCTATTACGGCAAATTTCACGCGCTGAAAAACATCACACTGGATATCGAGCAGAATAAGGTGACAGCCTTTATCGGCCCGTCGGGGTGCGGCAAGTCCACGTTACTGCGCACTTTCAACAAAATGTATGAACTGTATGGCGAACAGCGGGCAGAAGGCGAAATTATCCTGGATGACACCAATATTCTGACCGATAAACAGGATATCGCCCTACTGCGTGCCAAAGTCGGCATGGTGTTCCAAAAACCAACGCCATTCCCGATGTCCATTTATGACAATATTGCTTTCGGTGTGCGTTTGTTTGAGAAACTGCCAAGGGCTGAAATGGATGAACGCGTCCAATGGGCGCTGACAAAAGCCGCATTGTGGAATGAGACCAAAGACAAACTGCACCAGAGTGGTTATAGCCTTTCCGGTGGTCAGCAGCAGCGTTTATGCATTGCCCGTGGTATCGCGATCCGCCCGGAAGTTTTGTTATTGGATGAACCGTGCTCGGCACTTGACCCGATCTCCACCGGACGCATTGAAGAGTTAATCAGTGAATTGAAATCGGAATATACCGTGGTGATCGTCACCCATAACATGCAGCAGGCCGCGCGCTGTTCTGACCACACTGCATTTATGTACCTCGGAGAGTTGATCGAGTTCAGTGACACAGACACGCTGTTTACCACACCCAGAAAGAAACAGACTGAAGATTATATTACAGGCCGTTACGGTTGATATGGGGCATATAGCGTATGGACAATCTGAATCATAGCAAACACATTTCCGGCCAGTTCAATGCAGAGCTGGAACATATTCGCACGGAATTAATGACAATGGGTGGGCTGGTGGAAGAACAGCTCAGTAAGGCGATTCTGGCGATGCACAATCAGGACGGAGAGCTGGCTCGGCAAGTCATCGAAGATGACCAGAAAGTGAATATGATGGAGGTGACGATCGATGAAGCCTGCGTCCGTATCATCGCCAAGCGCCAGCCGACCGCGAGTGACTTGCGCCTGATTATGGTGATCTCTAAGACCATTGCAGAGCTGGAACGCATTGGTGACGTTGCGAATAAAATCTGTCAGACGGCGCTGGAAAAATTCTCGCATCAGCAGCAGCCCTTGCTGGTCAGCCTGGAATCGTTGGGACGCCATGCTATCCAGATGCTGCACGATGTACTGGATGCTTTTGCCCGTATGGATCTGGAAGAAGCCATCCGCATCTACCATGAAGATAAAAAAGTCGATCAGGAATACGAAGGGATCGTCCGCCAGTTGATGACTTACATGATGGAAGATCCCCGCACTATTCCAAGCGTCATGACCGCGCTTTTTTGTGCCCGCTCCATTGAACGTATCGGGGATCGTTGTCAGAACATTTGTGAATTTATTTTCTATTACGTCAAAGGGCAGGATTTCCGTCACGTTGGCGGCGATCAACTAGAAAAACTGCTCACTAAAGACCAATGATCTTAACTGCCTGAAACGCGGGAATTTTATTCCGGCGTTTTTGGCTTTCTTATTCCTAAAAATGATAAACATATCATTTTATATTATTTCAAGTGCTATATTGAAATTGATAGCTTCTGTCGGACAATAAATATTTTATTACCAACAGGGGTGTTCAATGAAATTTCGCAATCAATCCCGCGTAGCGACTGTTGCGCTGCTGACCAGTCTGGCATTGGTTTCTGGTGTGGCGAAGGCAGATAAACTTGATGATATTAAAAAAACCGGTACGGTACGGATTGCGGTATTCGACAGTAACCCACCGTTTGGTTTTATTGATCCGCAAACGAAAAAACTGGCGGGCTATGATGTGGACATCGCCAACGCGGTTGCCAGTGATCTCGGTGTAAAACTGGAATTACGTCCGACTAACCCAGCCAACCGTATTCCTCTGCTATCTTCCAAGAAAATTGACTTAATTGCCGCTAATTTCACGATCACCGATGAACGTGCCAAACAGGTCAATTTTTCCATCCCTTATTTTGCCACCGGACAGAAGTTCATTGCCCGCAAAGGTGTTCTGAAAACCCCGGATGATATCGCTAAGCTGCGTATTGGGGCAGATAAAGGCACTGTACAGGAGATCACGCTGCGTGAGCGTTATCCGACAGCAAAAGTCATCTCTTATGACGATACTCCACTGGCATTTGCGGCCTTAAGGAATGGTAACGTTCAGGCGATCACGCAGGATGATGCGAAATTGGTTGGTTTGCTGGCAAACGTACCGGAAGCGCAAAAAGCAGATTTTGAAATTTCACCCTTCAGCATTACCCGTGAATATCAGGCGGTAGCCGCTACCAAAGGAGAAGATCGGTTGATTAATGCGGTTAACCAGACGCTGCTGAAACTGGAAAAAGACGGTGATGCAGAGAAGATCTACAACCGTTGGTTTGGTGCTGAGACGAAATCGGCTCAGCCGCGTGGTGATTTTAAATTCGCCCCATTAGACAGTCAGGCAAAACCTTAATCTACTTTAGGAAAATAACGCCTGAAACTAGCCCCGTTTTTGCGGGGCTTTGCTGTTTTTTTATGCGGTGAATGATATGTTTGAGCAATTTATTACCGAACACTTACTGGCTCCTGAATATCTGCGATGGCTCTGGCAGGGGTTCCTTATCACCTTATGGCTTTCTGTCTGCACCATCATTTCTTCTACCTTGCTGGGTTTTATGATTACTGCAGCGCGGGACAGCCAGATCAAACCGTTGCGTTGGCTGGTTACGGCTTACACCACCGTATTCCGCAATACGCCACTGTTGGTACAACTGTTTTTCTGGTATTTCGCTTCCGGTCAAATTTTACCTCAGGCCGCCATGATTTGGCTGAATACCTCCCATGAAATCCCCATTGCGGGTCTGACACTGGCATGGCCATCCTTTGAATTTTTGGCGGGGTTTATTGGCTTGACGCTCTATTCCGCGCCTTTTGTGGCTGAGGAACTGCGGGCAGGCATTCAGGGCATCGGCCGTGGGCAAAAATACGCCGCGCATGCATTGGGGCTGACGGACTGGCAGGCCATGCGCTATGTCGTATTGCCGCAGGCATTGAAAATCGCCATGCCACCCCTGTTGGGGCAATATATGAATATCGTCAAAAATTCCTCATTGACGATGGCGATTGGTGTGGCAGAGCTTTCCTACGCTTCCCGTCAGGTGGAGACGCAATCACTGCAAACCTTTGAGGCGTTTGGTGTCGCGACGGTACTTTATATCGCCGTCATTGCCATCATGGAAGGTTGGGGACAGTGGCGTCAACAGAGAATACTGGTGAGGGGATACTGATATGGACTTTACCGTTATTACGGAAAATTGGCGCTACTTGTTGCTCGGCACCTTTCCTGATGGGCCGTTGGAAGGCGCGGCGCTAACCTTGGTGATCAGTATCATGGCAGGGGTGATTTCCATTGTCTTGGGTACGGTGGCGGGGGTTGCGCTGGCGATGCTGCGTGGCTTCTGGGTTAACCTGCTCGCGGCAATATTGGGCTTCTTCCGTGCCATTCCCGTGATTATGCTGATTTTCTGGACTTACTTTCTGCTGCCGGTGGTACTGGGAATGGAAATTCCCGAAATCACCACTGTGGTCTGTGCACTGGCGTTGATCACCTCCGCTTATTTGGCGCATGGCGTCAAAGCGGGCATTCTGGCGATTGGTGAAGGTCAATGGCGTGCAGGGTTATCGCTGGGCTTCAACCGTTGGGAAGTGTTGTGGTATATCGTCTTGCCGCAGGCATTGAGAATGATGGTGCCGTCATTTATTAACCAATGGATTGCCTTAATTAAGGATACTTCATTGGCCTATATTGTGGGTGTGGCAGAATTATCATTTTTAGCAACACAGGTAAATAACCGTAGCATGGTATATCCGATGGAAGTCTTTTTATTTGTTGCGCTGGTTTATTTTGTCATGTGTTTATCACTGGAGCTCATTGCCAACTCTGTCGCCCGCCGTTTTTCGATGCAACGGCAAAGAACAACACTGTTCGGTTTCTGGCGTAAAAAAACATTGATAATGATTCCGAAAATTAATATCTGAGCCTGATCAGATATTTTATGGTTGTATTAATTCCCTGCTGTTAAAGGCAGGGGATTTTTTATATCACTATCTTTTAAGATGGCTATTGGGTAATGAAATAAGTTAAGAAATGTTTTATTTGTAATAATAAATTAATCCAGAATTTCAAAAAGCAATAATTTTTTCTTATCGGCTGATAACTATTTTTCATTAATAGATATTTAATAATTTCTTCTAATATATCAAGATGGAATAATAGCATTATCTTTTTTCTACATGGATATTTGGTGATGAGATTTTGTTGCTTATAGACATTCTGAGGTTCTCATATATGTTTTCATATTTTAGTAAAATCATTCGTTTTGTTATTGTGTTATATGTATTAATTCTACCGTCTACAATGATGAATGCCTTTGCGGATGGCAATGTTCTGATTGAAAAAACAGATAATCATCACGTAAGTAACAAAACGTCTGATATAGACTTTTCGGTTAATGATTCAAGTAAAAAATTCTTGAATTCGACGACCAATAAAAAGGATACCATACAAAAAAACGAGGATATCTCAGAACCCGATACACCTAATAGCATTGCAAGACATCTTCAGACCGCAGGCAACATGCTGTCCTCTTCTCCTTCGCAATTGGCCGAACAAGCTAAATCTTATGCCTTGGGAAAATTAAATAGTACCGTCAATAATGAGGCACAAAAATGGTTATCTCAGTTCGGTACGGCCAGAATTAATTTTGCGCTGGATAAAAAGGGAAAGCTAGAGAACAGTGCGTTTGATATATTATTCCCCCTTTATGACAATAAAGCGGACTGGTTGTTATTTTCTCAAGTCGGTTATCGGAATAAAGACAGCCGGAATACACTGAACTTCGGTTTGGGAGGCCGTTATTTTCAGAATAACTGGATGTATGGCCTGAATACCTTTTTTGACCATGATTTCACCGGCAAAAACAGACGATTGGGATTGGGCGGGGAAATCTGGGGGGATTACCTGAAACTCTCGGCCAACGCGTATTATCGCTTAAGTGACTGGCAGCATTCACGGGATCACAAAGACTATTACGAACGTCCCGCCAATGGTTATGACATTAACGGGGAATTCTTCCTGCCGGCTTATCCCAATCTGGGCGCCAAGCTGACCTATGAACAATATTTCGGTGATAACGTGACCCTGTTCAACCGGGATACTAAACAGAAAAACCCTAGTCTGGCAAAGTTAGGGCTGACGTATACCCCCATTCCGCTGGTGACGATAGGAGTGGATTATAAACAGGGGGGAAGCGGGCATACCGAAACCCAGTTTTTAGCGAATTTTAATTACAGACTAGGCGTCCCGCTCAGTGTGCAGTTATCCTCGGATAATGTCGCATCTATGCGTACGTTGGCAGGCAGCCGTTATGATTTGGTTGAGAGAAATTACAATATTGTTCTGGATCATCAGAAAAAACAAAACCTGCAATTGTCCCTGCCGGGAGAGATTGTGGGTTATAGCCATGAACAGAAGACAGTCACAGCTAAATTCCACGATTCATCTATTAAGAAGGTTGAGTGGATATCTAATGGCACGTTTACCGACAATAAAGGCCAACTGTCTGACAACAAAGATCATACTGCGACCATTACTTTTCCCAAATATTCACCTGATGGTAATAACAATTACCCAATCCTTGCGATTGGAATGCTGGAGAACAACCAGAAATTACCCCCCGTTCAGATGCATGTGATTGTCAGGCCGTTTGTGGTGAAAAAAGCGGAAGAAGGCACATCATACATCACCCCCGCAGGGCCATTACCCGCCAGTGGTAAAGATAAAGATGCCTATACCATTACGCCGGTGATTACTTTTGATACCCCGGTAGGCGCCCCGGTAAAAAATGCCACGATTGATGATGTCAAATGGATAACTGAGCCGCCTGCTGATGGTAAATCTGGGCTGAAGTTGAGTTGGGAAAAACAAGAGACAACTAAGACGGATGAGAATGGAAAGTTACAGGCCGTGACTTTAACCAGTACTAAACCCCAGCAGAATGTAAAAGTTTATTTGCAGATGGGCGATGCTGATAAAGAGAAGCAATTAGTGGGAACGGTGAGTTTTGGGGAAGATACCGCGCGTTTTCATGTAAACAGTATTCAGGTTGAACCCAAAGAAACGCTGACTGCTGACGGAATTCAAGCCTATACATATACGGCGCTGGTATTGGATGGCAACAATCAGCCAGTGAAAAGGCAGAAAATTGATAAGGTTCACTGGGATCATGATAAGGAAGATAAAACGGGATTGAAATGGAAGAGCAGGGGAGATACTACCGACGAAGAGGGGAAATTAACCGCGGAATTAATCAGCTCTGATCCGGTAAAAGATGTCATGGTCACGTTATCCATAGAAGGGAATACGGATAAATCTGCAAAAGCGGATAAATCGGTTTCTTTTGACGCAGCAAACGTCAATTTGGGACTTTCAAAAGTCAGCCCGATATTGGTGCGTGATACTTATACTTTGAAGGTAACGGCTAAGGATGCCAGTGATAATCCTGAGACAAATAAAAAGGTGACATGGCCGCAAAGTCAAAGTCTGCCGCAAGGGGTAATACTGACTCCAGCGAGTAGTATTACTGATGGTAATGGGGAGGCGACTGCGACATTAACCAGTACTGAGGAACAGACTGTGGATGTCACGGTTTCTGTAGAGGGTGTCGGAGAGAAGAAAACGAGCGTGGAGTTTAAATGGCCAACGATTACGTTCCAGCCTGCTTCGCCAAAAAATGGTGTTGTTGCTGATGGGAAGAAAGGCTATCAATTTATCGCAAAGGTCGTGGGCGCTGATGGACAAACACCTTATACGGATAAGGTGTTTCAATTTAAGTGGCATCTTCAGCTTTCACAGGATGCTGTTCAGGGAAAGACCTATTTATTGCATGAAGTCACAGATAATCAGAATAAAACATGGACAGCTCAACTAGCCAGTACCCAGACTCAGCCAAAACCCGTTGAAGGTGCAAAAGTTTGTTTGGCGATTGAGGGAGGGCCATCGACATCAATGGCTTGTTCAGAGCCAGTGAGTTTTGTTCCACTTCCCGCGAATGTTGAAATCAAATCTATTGAAGTTAATTTTGACCCTCAAAAACCATTAAAAGGTAATTGGAGTGATTCATATCTCTATAAGGCGTTGGTTTTTGATAAGAATACAAAGGAAAAACTGGCTAACTATAAATTTAAACCCAGTGAAATACATTGGAGCCGTGATCCAGACTCCGGCAAGGTTGATGATCAATCTCTTGCTTTATTTGACCAAGATCTTGAAACAGATCCCGATGGTTATTTAACGGTGAAACTGAAAAGCTATGTGGGGATTAAAGGCGTTAAGGTGAAATTGATGATATCTACTCTGTATGGTAATGAGCCTGGGGCAGCTGAAACAGCAGTCGATTTTGAAGTTGCACCACAGTTAGCTGGGCTTTATCTCTTTAAGAAAAGTGATCCAACAAATGTTAATAAGTTCTTTCCTGAACAGGAAAGACCTTACAATGCCATTGGTGGTGATATGAGAGGGGAGCTAAGAACGCTGGATAATAAGCCTCTTGATAACCCGGAATATACATGGGAGCCCAAAAGCACAGATACAATTCTACCCGGTGAAAATAAAGGTACATTTATGATCAACAATTTTGGAAAAGTGACAATCAATGCTCAAGTTAAAACATCCTATGGAAATAATTTATTTTATGAACGATGGTATGTATATAAAATTAATATGCTTAGACTTTTTAATAGGGCAGGTCAGAGAGATTCACTTTATGATCTTTTTGACGAGAAAATAAGGTGTGAAAATATTGCTTCCTCAAAAGCATATACACCCAATCTAAAAAATATCAAAGGGTCAGGAAAGGGTGAAGCGCTTTCTGAGGAGTTTCCTAATGCTTATTCTTGGGGATTATTTGATGGTTTAGACTTTCCTAATACGAGGGAAAAAGAATATTTTGCTAGATTCAGAGTTGATAAAGGTGAATCACCAAGTAATGGGTATGAGCTCTATAATGCTGCCTATGATAAAATGATGGACAGTAGCATTACTAGTGCCTTTTTAATTTGTGTGACTGGTCATTAATCTATGTATTTTACGGAAGAAAATCCAGACACAGATTTAATCTCATTGACCATGTGCTTGGTTAGATAAGCCTGATTAATATCAGATTTTATGAGAATATTTTCATTCACATATGTTGCTAGAAAAATAATATTTATTTATTATGTTGATGAATGTAAATATTAACAATGTAAATTGTTTATGGTGTTGTTTTTTGTAATATTGTTCTATAAATATGTGATAAAAAATAGTTATCATGTGATAACTATTTTTCATTATATTTTTTTAATTTAATATTGCATATTGTGTGTTAAATTTTGATAAAATTAATAATATGTGAATAAAGATTTCATTATAAATAAAACCATATAGGGAGTAAAAATATTTCTTGATAAAATTAGAGTAAAACTCTATGAAATACTGCAACTTATATATTATCTTAAAGTGCTAATGTTTATTTAAATAAACATTATTTTTTTGAAGATTAAAATGAGATTATCATTATGGCTAGTAATATAACAACATCTCCTGCTAGTAAATCAAAAATAATTGTAGGTCAATTACTAACGGCTAATATTACTTTTGAATCTGATATAGCAATGTCAACTAATATTTCTTTTGAATTAACTAATCCAGTCAATCTTACAATATCTAATACTGATTTTTCAGTGTTAGATAACTCTAAGAGTTTTACTGTTACCACTAAATTTCATATTAGCGAAAATATAAATGAAGGTGATACAGTTAGTTTTTTGATTAAACCTAATGATCATGCAATTGCACTTGGTTTTAAAAAACAAACAATTAGTTATTTTCCTCATGATGTAGACAGACATTCATTAAATATCCATTTTGATCAAACCGTCGTGGATGCATTAACTACAGATAAGCCGAATATACCACCGAATGGTCAATCATATAGTTTAGCTACTGCATTAGTCACAGATAGAAAAGGTAAGCCTCTTGCTGGAGAGACTATTACGATCATAGGAGGGTTTGCGGCTAATTTAGATAAGGTAAGAATATTTAGTTCCAATAAGAATGTGCAATCAGAAATAAAAAAGAATTCACTTTATGGTCAGTCGTCTATTGATATAAATACTGACAAATACGGAAAACTTGAATTTTATGTTTATCCAAGTGATAAATCACAATTTGTATTTGACTTACAAGCTAGAATAACAGATGCAACACAGTTTGTGTATTCAGAAGATAGGTTATATATTTTGAATGACGATCAGGGTGACCCATTTAATGCTGATCAACAGACATTAGCTCCTCCTGATATTTTAGAACGTCAAGGAGATAAGCTAACTGAAAGTGATGGCTCATCTACATTTACCGCTTTAATTGACAATTATGAAGGTGAAAGCGAGAATGATAGTATACTATTTTTTGTTGATGGAAAATATGCTCATCAACAATTTTTAACTAGCAAGAAAAAATATAATCATGGTTATACTTTCCAATTGCCTTATAGCATTTTACCATTAAATAAGTATGCTGGTTTTTCTTATATTATAGTTACTGTCGATGGAAACCTTAAATTTTCGGCTGGAATGGACATAATGTATAATGGTGGTTCAAAAAATCAGCCATTGGATAATGTACCAAGAGTTTATGACATGTGTACTGTATATTCTAGTTTTGGGTATTCCAATGCATCTGATTTAGTACTATATAATGATATGGTTAATTGTTTTACAATATCCCGCCATTTGAAGACTAAGCTTAAAGCGGGGTTATATGTTGCAATTACTGGCACCAATGATCCTACAGATAAAACTAAAGTACCGTTTGGAACTGAGGTGACATTGACTTTATACATCGATTCTTATAAGAAAAAAACAAATCAGATATTTAAAATAAAAATGCCAACTCAGCCTGATGAAGGTAGCAAAAACATAGCAACATATATAATCCCAATTCCTTATAAATATGTGAATGATGTTGTGACATTTCCTAATGGTGCGGCTGGGAGTATTTATTTTGATTATCAAATCAATGAGTCAGGTAAAATATCCTACGGAAACATTTGGATGGCATCTATTGATACGACTCTTTGTATAGACCCGGATGATTGAAAAAGTAGTTATTAGTTTTTAATATAATATGAGTGATGTTTGAAAGTGGTTGGTTGTTTTAGGTGACTCAATATTATTTTTGTAAATAAGATTATATCTTTATAAAATAAAATGAGTCATCTAAATTATAATGAGGATGGTATAATGTCTAATACGATAAACGTGTCAGTAGATGATAAATCAAATATAGTAATCGGACAGGTGTTAATTCTTAATGTTGTTTTTAAGTCTGATTCAAATATACCCATTAATTCTAAATTTGAACTCAAAAATTTAATGAATGCCACGGCATCTAACATATGTTTTTCAATAAAAAATAGCGATAATTATCATTCAGTTACTACTGAATTACATATTGATAAAAATCTCAGAACAGGTGATATAGTTAGCTTTGATATTGTACCTAACGCTCATGCTGTTGGCTTTTCGACAAAAACGATTAATTATACTGCTCATGAGGTGGACTTGGATTCATTGGGTATTTATTTTGAGGAAGATGTTATACCCGCATTGATGACAGATGAAGTTAATATACCTCCAAATGGGAAATTATATACTCGGGCCATTGCAATGGTCAAAAACATAAACGGTTATCCACTTTCTGAAGTGCCAATTACTATCATTGGAGGATATTTACCTAATTTAGATAAAGTCAAGATATTCCTTTCTAATCAAGATCCAAATACAGAGGTATCGAAACAGTCGTTATACGGAGAGCAGTCTATTGTTTTAAACACAGATAAAAGTGGCAAACTGGAGTTTTATATCTACTTAAGTGATAAGTCTCAATTTGTACTTGATTTTAAAGCGAGAGTGTCCGGTAAAACAGGTTTTGTATTTTCAAGAAATAAGTTATATATTATTGATGACGATCCTGGGGCGCCATCCAATATTGCTAAACAGACGTTGAACTCTCCTAATATTATAGATTATAGCGGTGAGCTTAGGGGAAATGATAGTTCTTCTACATTTTTGGTTTCAATTGATAGTTATAATAATGCGAAAGAAGACGATACTATATTATTTTATGTAGATGGAAAGTATTCCCAACAGAAGATTGTTGTTAATGATATCAAAAATTTACATAATTATTTTATTCATTTGCCCTATACTATTTTTCCACTAAATAAGTTTGTTACTTTTTCTTACGTTGTTGTCTCTATTAATGGAAATATCCAATCTTCAGCTGGATCATATGTTAAATATGTTGGTGGAGGAAAAAATCAACCACTGGATGATTTGACAAGAGTTTATGATATGTGTACTGTATATTCCAGCTTTGGTCCTTTTATCCCATCTAATTTGGTCTTTAAAGACGATATAGTACACTATTTTACAATATCTCGTTACATGAATAATAAAGAGCATGATGGATTATTTGTTGTCATTACAGGAACCAATGATCCTACAGATAAAACTAAAGTGCCATTTGGTTCTGAGGTTACATTAAGTTTTCGCATCGACTCTTATAAAAAACAAGTCTATAAAACATTCACTAAAACAATGCCAACTCAGCCAGATCAGGGAAGTAAGAATACAGCAACATTAATTTTTGGTATTTCTTATGAGGATGTTAGTCATGTAGAGTCAGATTCTAATAGTGTAGCTGGCCGTATTTATTTTGATTATCAGATTAATGAGTTAGGTAAAATAACTTATGGTAAAATTTGGAAAGCAAGGATAGATACTGTACCTCCTAGTCCTGATGGCGATACTGATTAAGGAGGTAGTAATTAATTTCTAATGTGGCATGAAGAAATAAACTTTATGATTTATTC
Coding sequences within it:
- the pstB gene encoding phosphate ABC transporter ATP-binding protein PstB — encoded protein: MNKANDIAGSKIQVRDLNFYYGKFHALKNITLDIEQNKVTAFIGPSGCGKSTLLRTFNKMYELYGEQRAEGEIILDDTNILTDKQDIALLRAKVGMVFQKPTPFPMSIYDNIAFGVRLFEKLPRAEMDERVQWALTKAALWNETKDKLHQSGYSLSGGQQQRLCIARGIAIRPEVLLLDEPCSALDPISTGRIEELISELKSEYTVVIVTHNMQQAARCSDHTAFMYLGELIEFSDTDTLFTTPRKKQTEDYITGRYG
- a CDS encoding inverse autotransporter beta domain-containing protein — encoded protein: MMNAFADGNVLIEKTDNHHVSNKTSDIDFSVNDSSKKFLNSTTNKKDTIQKNEDISEPDTPNSIARHLQTAGNMLSSSPSQLAEQAKSYALGKLNSTVNNEAQKWLSQFGTARINFALDKKGKLENSAFDILFPLYDNKADWLLFSQVGYRNKDSRNTLNFGLGGRYFQNNWMYGLNTFFDHDFTGKNRRLGLGGEIWGDYLKLSANAYYRLSDWQHSRDHKDYYERPANGYDINGEFFLPAYPNLGAKLTYEQYFGDNVTLFNRDTKQKNPSLAKLGLTYTPIPLVTIGVDYKQGGSGHTETQFLANFNYRLGVPLSVQLSSDNVASMRTLAGSRYDLVERNYNIVLDHQKKQNLQLSLPGEIVGYSHEQKTVTAKFHDSSIKKVEWISNGTFTDNKGQLSDNKDHTATITFPKYSPDGNNNYPILAIGMLENNQKLPPVQMHVIVRPFVVKKAEEGTSYITPAGPLPASGKDKDAYTITPVITFDTPVGAPVKNATIDDVKWITEPPADGKSGLKLSWEKQETTKTDENGKLQAVTLTSTKPQQNVKVYLQMGDADKEKQLVGTVSFGEDTARFHVNSIQVEPKETLTADGIQAYTYTALVLDGNNQPVKRQKIDKVHWDHDKEDKTGLKWKSRGDTTDEEGKLTAELISSDPVKDVMVTLSIEGNTDKSAKADKSVSFDAANVNLGLSKVSPILVRDTYTLKVTAKDASDNPETNKKVTWPQSQSLPQGVILTPASSITDGNGEATATLTSTEEQTVDVTVSVEGVGEKKTSVEFKWPTITFQPASPKNGVVADGKKGYQFIAKVVGADGQTPYTDKVFQFKWHLQLSQDAVQGKTYLLHEVTDNQNKTWTAQLASTQTQPKPVEGAKVCLAIEGGPSTSMACSEPVSFVPLPANVEIKSIEVNFDPQKPLKGNWSDSYLYKALVFDKNTKEKLANYKFKPSEIHWSRDPDSGKVDDQSLALFDQDLETDPDGYLTVKLKSYVGIKGVKVKLMISTLYGNEPGAAETAVDFEVAPQLAGLYLFKKSDPTNVNKFFPEQERPYNAIGGDMRGELRTLDNKPLDNPEYTWEPKSTDTILPGENKGTFMINNFGKVTINAQVKTSYGNNLFYERWYVYKINMLRLFNRAGQRDSLYDLFDEKIRCENIASSKAYTPNLKNIKGSGKGEALSEEFPNAYSWGLFDGLDFPNTREKEYFARFRVDKGESPSNGYELYNAAYDKMMDSSITSAFLICVTGH
- a CDS encoding ABC transporter substrate-binding protein, which translates into the protein MKFRNQSRVATVALLTSLALVSGVAKADKLDDIKKTGTVRIAVFDSNPPFGFIDPQTKKLAGYDVDIANAVASDLGVKLELRPTNPANRIPLLSSKKIDLIAANFTITDERAKQVNFSIPYFATGQKFIARKGVLKTPDDIAKLRIGADKGTVQEITLRERYPTAKVISYDDTPLAFAALRNGNVQAITQDDAKLVGLLANVPEAQKADFEISPFSITREYQAVAATKGEDRLINAVNQTLLKLEKDGDAEKIYNRWFGAETKSAQPRGDFKFAPLDSQAKP
- a CDS encoding amino acid ABC transporter permease, whose product is MDFTVITENWRYLLLGTFPDGPLEGAALTLVISIMAGVISIVLGTVAGVALAMLRGFWVNLLAAILGFFRAIPVIMLIFWTYFLLPVVLGMEIPEITTVVCALALITSAYLAHGVKAGILAIGEGQWRAGLSLGFNRWEVLWYIVLPQALRMMVPSFINQWIALIKDTSLAYIVGVAELSFLATQVNNRSMVYPMEVFLFVALVYFVMCLSLELIANSVARRFSMQRQRTTLFGFWRKKTLIMIPKINI
- the phoU gene encoding phosphate signaling complex protein PhoU encodes the protein MDNLNHSKHISGQFNAELEHIRTELMTMGGLVEEQLSKAILAMHNQDGELARQVIEDDQKVNMMEVTIDEACVRIIAKRQPTASDLRLIMVISKTIAELERIGDVANKICQTALEKFSHQQQPLLVSLESLGRHAIQMLHDVLDAFARMDLEEAIRIYHEDKKVDQEYEGIVRQLMTYMMEDPRTIPSVMTALFCARSIERIGDRCQNICEFIFYYVKGQDFRHVGGDQLEKLLTKDQ
- a CDS encoding amino acid ABC transporter permease, whose translation is MFEQFITEHLLAPEYLRWLWQGFLITLWLSVCTIISSTLLGFMITAARDSQIKPLRWLVTAYTTVFRNTPLLVQLFFWYFASGQILPQAAMIWLNTSHEIPIAGLTLAWPSFEFLAGFIGLTLYSAPFVAEELRAGIQGIGRGQKYAAHALGLTDWQAMRYVVLPQALKIAMPPLLGQYMNIVKNSSLTMAIGVAELSYASRQVETQSLQTFEAFGVATVLYIAVIAIMEGWGQWRQQRILVRGY